A section of the Cervus canadensis isolate Bull #8, Minnesota chromosome 8, ASM1932006v1, whole genome shotgun sequence genome encodes:
- the LOC122446188 gene encoding V-type proton ATPase subunit D-like translates to MSGKDRIEIFPSRMAQTIMKARLKGAQTGRNLLKKKSDALTLRFQQILKKIIETKMLMGEVMREAAFSLAEAKFTAGDFSTTVIQNVNKAQVKIRAKKDNVAGVTLPVFEHYHEGTDSYELTGLARGGEQLAKLKRNYAKAVELLVELASLQTSFVTLDEAIKITNRRVNAIEHVIIPRIERTLAYIITELDEREREEFYRLKKIQEKKKVLKEKSEQDLEQRRAAGEVMEPANLLAEEKDEDLLFE, encoded by the coding sequence ATGTCGGGCAAAGACCGAATTGAAATCTTTCCCTCGCGAATGGCACAGACCATCATGAAGGCTCGGTTAAAAGGAGCACAGACAGGTCGAAACCTCCTGAAGAAAAAATCTGATGCCTTAACTCTTCGATTTCAACAGATCCTTAAGAAGATAATAGAGACTAAAATGTTGATGGGTGAAGTGATGAGAGAAGCTGCCTTTTCACTTGCCGAGGCCAAGTTCACAGCCGGGGACTTCAGCACCACAGTTATCCAAAATGTAAATAAGGCCCAAGTGAAGATTAGAGCAAAGAAAGATAATGTAGCAGGTGTTACATTGCCAGTATTTGAACATTATCATGAAGGAACTGACAGTTACGAACTGACTGGTTTAGCCAGAGGTGGGGAACAGTTGGCTAAACTGAAGAGGAATTATGCCAAAGCAGTGGAATTACTGGTGGAACTGGCTTCACTGCAGACTTCCTTTGTTACTTTGGATGAAGCTATTAAGATAACCAACAGGCGTGTAAATGCTATTGAACATGTCATCATTCCCCGGATTGAACGTACCCTTGCTTATATCATCACAGAGCTGGATGAGAGAGAGCGAGAGGAGTTCTACAGGttaaagaaaatacaggagaagaaaaaggttCTCAAGGAAAAGTCTGAACAGGACTTGGAGCAACGGAGGGCAGCCGGAGAGGTGATGGAGCCTGCTAATCTCCTGGCTGAAGAGAAGGATGAAGATCTTCTGTTTGAATAA